From Paenibacillus polymyxa, the proteins below share one genomic window:
- a CDS encoding MFS transporter, giving the protein MLGSGALAISGAWLMYFYTTFCGLSPVQAAAIFSVASIIDAVSNPIMGFISDNFHRTRLGRKFGRRRFFIMMGIPLMLVYPMLWIDGLGFWYYLSTYVLFELVYTSVMVPYEALASEMTRDFGARSRLTGWKAMFGKIANFAAAFIPGRFIAAYGKDSPLPFLYTGLVFAAILLIAMAFLYKNSWERPSEELQKELEGEAPLSFIDSMRKLFVDISSTFRVKTFRHHLGMYLGGFSAEWLFTSAFTYFIVFSLFQSSEMVSNLNSFNSVIQLISTYFFIQFCVRKGFRMPFIAALVVVCFSVAGYGLLYLTGASNTMMWLYVITLFMGLGTGGVYYIPWNQYTFLADVDEALTGRRREGIYAGMMTFAGKMVRAVVVFILGWVLQHFGFVSGAESQPVSAQHAIFYVLVVGTIVLAIIGMIASVVMKLDIDSHKKLIAEIDRLKNGGSMKSAKPEARKVFEQLTGFSYDRCWGNNNVGFKNKPVDPKTHTPSM; this is encoded by the coding sequence ATGCTGGGAAGTGGTGCACTTGCTATTAGTGGTGCATGGTTAATGTACTTTTATACAACCTTTTGCGGACTGTCTCCTGTTCAGGCCGCAGCCATTTTCTCTGTTGCCAGCATCATAGATGCGGTCAGCAATCCGATCATGGGCTTTATCAGCGACAACTTTCACCGAACCCGCTTAGGTCGTAAATTCGGCAGACGCCGTTTTTTCATCATGATGGGTATTCCGCTGATGCTCGTGTATCCGATGCTTTGGATAGATGGGTTGGGCTTCTGGTATTACTTGAGTACGTACGTGCTGTTTGAACTGGTGTACACCTCTGTCATGGTACCGTATGAAGCACTAGCGTCCGAGATGACCCGGGACTTTGGCGCACGCTCCAGATTGACCGGATGGAAGGCCATGTTTGGTAAAATCGCCAATTTTGCCGCCGCTTTTATCCCTGGTCGCTTTATTGCTGCTTATGGCAAAGACTCTCCGCTGCCTTTCTTGTATACCGGTCTCGTTTTTGCAGCAATTCTGCTGATTGCCATGGCATTCTTGTACAAAAACTCCTGGGAGCGTCCAAGTGAGGAACTACAAAAGGAACTGGAAGGTGAAGCTCCGCTTTCTTTTATAGATTCCATGAGAAAGTTGTTTGTCGACATTTCCTCAACATTTCGGGTTAAGACGTTCCGTCACCATCTCGGGATGTACCTGGGTGGCTTTTCAGCTGAGTGGCTGTTTACTTCAGCTTTTACGTACTTTATTGTTTTCTCCTTGTTCCAAAGCTCTGAAATGGTATCCAATCTCAACAGCTTCAACTCTGTCATTCAACTGATTTCTACCTATTTCTTCATCCAATTCTGTGTGCGTAAAGGGTTTCGTATGCCTTTCATCGCCGCACTCGTCGTCGTTTGCTTTAGCGTAGCAGGTTATGGTCTGCTCTATCTCACAGGAGCCTCTAATACGATGATGTGGCTATATGTCATCACACTGTTCATGGGGCTTGGTACGGGTGGCGTCTACTACATTCCTTGGAATCAATACACGTTCCTTGCCGATGTGGATGAAGCGTTGACTGGTCGTCGCCGGGAAGGTATTTATGCGGGTATGATGACTTTTGCCGGAAAAATGGTGCGGGCTGTTGTCGTTTTCATTCTCGGCTGGGTGTTACAGCACTTTGGCTTTGTATCCGGAGCTGAGAGTCAGCCAGTCTCTGCTCAGCACGCTATCTTCTATGTACTCGTGGTGGGTACTATTGTTCTCGCAATCATCGGGATGATTGCTTCTGTCGTAATGAAGCTGGATATTGACAGCCACAAGAAGCTAATCGCCGAGATTGACCGCCTCAAAAACGGTGGCTCCATGAAATCAGCCAAGCCAGAAGCTCGAAAAGTGTTCGAACAACTAACAGGCTTCAGCTACGATCGGTGCTGGGGCAACAATAATGTGGGCTTTAAGAACAAACCCGTTGATCCTAAGACACACACTCCGTCTATGTAA